A single genomic interval of Musa acuminata AAA Group cultivar baxijiao chromosome BXJ3-4, Cavendish_Baxijiao_AAA, whole genome shotgun sequence harbors:
- the LOC135636630 gene encoding probable ubiquitin-conjugating enzyme E2 16, translating into MHNRRPLFSLSLYLSLRTTPLLRRCRRSMTSSSAASRKALSKIACNRLQKELVEWQVNPPAGFKHKVTDNLQRWVIEVIGAPGTLYANEKYQLQVDFPEHYPMEAPQVIFLHPAPLHPHIYSNGHICLDILYDSWSPAMTVSSVCISILSMLSSSTAKQRPPDNDRYVRNCRNGRSPKETRWWFHDDKV; encoded by the exons ATGCATAATAGACGcccccttttctctctctctctctatctctcgctCCGCACGACACCTCTTCTCCGCCGCTGCCGCAGAAGCATGACCAGCTCCTCCGCCGCTTCTCGCAAG GCCCTGAGCAAGATCGCTTGCAACAGGCTCCAGAAAGAGCTGGTGGAATGGCAAGTCAACCCACCGGCCGGTTTCAAGCACAAGGTCACCGATAACCTCCAAAG GTGGGTGATCGAGGTGATCGGAGCGCCTGGCACGCTGTATGCCAACGAGAAGTACCAGCTGCAGGTCGATTTCCCGGAGCATTATCCCATGGAAGCTCCACAG GTCATATTTCTGCATCCTGCGCCTCTTCATCCGCACATCTACAGCAACGGGCACATATGTTTAG ATATCTTATATGACTCCTGGTCACCAGCAATGACTGTAAGCTCTGTCTGCATCAGCATTTTATCCATGCTATCCAGCTCGACGGCAAAG CAACGTCCGCCTGATAATGATCGATACGTGAGGAACTGTAGGAATGGTAGGTCTCCCAAGGAGACTAGATGGTGGTTCCATGATGACAAAGTGTAA
- the LOC108952564 gene encoding uncharacterized protein LOC108952564: MIGYIGPFVVARKEINVTGKQTGRRKKVHSPQAKVRFLPAVTRPAFLSWGFISPPNSIALFDRILRRCSLLQPDAHGGATNKPAAAPSWWTAGKHATMHEVGINAIEEGCLTSNNFSAALVNKLQLHLSWNGSTYYVLCPELIRMTGGTWQTFPRAPKQICHVKKSDDAYFFLVR, from the exons ATGATTGGATACATCGGCCCGTTTGTCGTGGCGCGCAAGGAGATAAATGTAACCGGTAAACAGACGGGTAGGAGAAAAAAAGTACACTCGCCTCAAGCCAAAGTTCGATTTCTTCCCGCCGTGACACGGCCCGCTTTCCTCTCCTGGGGTTTCATCTCTCCTCCCAATTCCATCGCCCTCTTCGATCGAATCCTGCGCCGATGTAGTCTCCTCCAGCCGGATGCTCACGGCGGGGCCACGAACAAGCCGGCGGCGGCACCGTCTTGGTGGACGGCAGGCAAGCACGCGACGATGCACGAAGTTGGGATCAACGCAATAGAAGAG GGCTGCTTGACTTCCAATAATTTCTCTGCTGCTTTG GTAAATAAACTTCAATTGCATTTGAGTTGGAACGGTTCTACTTATTATGTGCTGTGTCCAGAGCTGATCAG GATGACAGGGGGGACATGGCAAACATTTCCTAGAGCACCAAAGCAGATCTGTCATGTGAAGAAGAGTGACGATGCTTATTTCTTTTTGGTCAGATAG
- the LOC135636632 gene encoding photosystem II reaction center W protein, chloroplastic-like, translating into MATIGTTAPTSAFVRTAVPRRPTAVSSPAIGLPRMGGRGGRVKCSTEAKPSAGAGASMLAAASVMAVSNPVLALVDDRMSTEGTGLSLGISNNLLGWILVGVFALIWALFFVYTSTLEEDDDSALSL; encoded by the exons ATGGCTACCATTGGTACCACAGCACCAACCTCAGCCTTCGTCCGCACCGCCGTTCCCAGGCGGCCGACCGCCGTCTCCTCGCCAGCGATCG GTTTGCCTCGGATGGGAGGCAGGGGCGGGAGGGTGAAGTGCTCGACGGAGGCGAAGCCGTCGGCCGGAGCGGGGGCGTCGATGCTTGCGGCGGCGAGCGTGATGGCGGTTTCGAACCCGGTCCTGGCGCTGGTGGACGACAGGATGAGCACGGAGGGGACGGGGCTGAGCTTGGGGATCAGCAACAACCTGCTGGGATGGATATTAGTGGGTGTGTTTGCCCTCATCTGGGCTCTCTTCTTTGTGTACACTTCCACCCTGGAGGAAGATGATGACTCTGCACTCTCCCTTTAA
- the LOC135584781 gene encoding F-box/LRR-repeat protein 17-like isoform X2 codes for MLHHPSVDSATAAPKRAALPKKRGSYNCGRCGLPKKGHTCPSADGGPAPLLPRSGHGLRRALFSDEDRASFALVPALVDEEVAGMPVPEVVEEEEEEKEDDEVDWTEEAMILPTSCMVEVLKRLSPMELMRAAAVCRGWRGCVRRMWRSAEELRLSVSPRSQIGFVGSLLQKCAGLSRLTLRMESDVDATMLACVVFSLPNLEAFEINMTKNTVNRITGNELSRFVSEKRCLTTLKVEGCTNIGFLNISSSSLSTLWLSNLYCISKMVFKCPNLREISLDFTRQENDSTDLVTMMENLGSSCPRLTNIHIASIQLCNEAVLALTSANLRCLRMLSLVLGSRITDAAVTSIVSCYTSLELLDLSGSSISDSGIRMICKVLPETLSRLLLALCPNITSSGIQFAAVQLPLLQLIDCGMSISDTGYHYESSQEKLCPNIERSGEYTMCQKLSTMKSQRIYQKLIIKHANLRKLSLWGCSGLDVLNEFVAVENHLPCKRLADGSKRVQVPLFIQQISDGKKQKRRQMTQCIVHHV; via the exons ATGCTCCACCATCCGTCAGTCGACAGCGCCACCGCTGCGCCCAAGCGGGCGGCGCTACCCAAGAAGAGGGGCAGCTACAACTGTGGCCGCTGTGGCCTCCCCAAGAAGGGGCACACCTGCCCCTCCGCTGACGGCGGCCCCGCCCCGCTCCTCCCCCGATCCGGCCACGGCCTCCGCCGCGCTCTTTTTTCCGACGAGGACCGGGCCTCCTTCGCCCTCGTTCCGGCGCTGGTGGACGAGGAGGTGGCTGGGATGCCGGTGCCGGAGGtggttgaggaggaggaggaggagaaggaggacgaCGAGGTGGACTGGACAGAGGAGGCGATGATCCTGCCGACGTCGTGCATGGTGGAGGTCCTGAAGCGGCTGTCACCCATGGAGCTGATGCGAGCGGCTGCGGTGTGTCGGGGGTGGAGGGGTTGCGTGAGGAGGATGTGGCGCTCCGCGGAGGAGCTCAGGCTTAGCGTTTCGCCTCGATCGCAGATCGGATTCGTCGGATCGCTGCTCCAAAAGTGCGCCGGATTGTCGCGGCTTACGCTGAGAATGGAAAG TGATGTTGATGCAACAATGCTAGCCTGTGTTGTGTTCTCACTGCCTAATCTAGAAGCTTTTGAGATAAACATGACCAAGAACACGGTCAACCGGATAACTGG GAATGAGTTGAGTCGTTTTGTTTCTGAGAAACGATGCCTCACGACTCTTAAAGTTGAAGGCTGCACCAACATTGGATTTCTCAatatctcttcatcaagtctatcGACACTTTGGCTATCAAATCTTTATTGCATTTCAAAAATG GTCTTTAAATGCCCTAATCTGAGAGAGATTTCTCTTGATTTTACTCGACAAGAAAATGATTCGACAGATCTTGTTACAATGATGGAAAATTTGGGGAGCAGCTGTCCAAGGCTAACAAATATCCATATTGCATCAATACAACTTTGCAATGAAGCTGTTCTTGCTCTTACAAGTGCAAACCTGAG GTGTTTGCGTATGCTATCATTGGTTCTTGGTTCCAGAATCACAGATGCTGCTGTGACTTCTATAGTTTCGTGTTACACAAGTCTAGAGTTGCTTGATTTGAGTGG GTCAAGCATCAGCGACAGTGGGATTCGCATGATATGCAAAGTGCTTCCTGAGACTCTATCCAGACTCCTGCTTGCACTTTGCCCAAATATTACTTCGA GTGGGATCCAGTTTGCTGCAGTTCAGTTACCTCTTCTTCAGCTTATCGACTGCGGGATGAGCATAAGTGATACTGGTTATCATTATGAAAGTTCCCAAGAAAAACTATGTCCTAATATTGAAAGGAGTGGAGAATATACCATGTGTCAGAAATTATCCACCATGAAGTCACAACGGATCTACCAAAAACTGATTATAAAACATGCAAATTTGAGGAAGCTCAGTTTATGGGGTTGCTCGGGTTTGGAT GTACTGAATGAGTTTGTTGCTGTTGAAAACCATTTACCATGTAAGAGACTAGCTGATGGATCAAAAAGGGTCCAGGTACCACTTTTCATTCAGCAG ATATCTGATGGCAAGAAGCAGAAGAGAAGACAGATGACGCAATGCATTGTTCATCATGTCTAA
- the LOC135584781 gene encoding F-box/LRR-repeat protein 17-like isoform X1, translating to MLHHPSVDSATAAPKRAALPKKRGSYNCGRCGLPKKGHTCPSADGGPAPLLPRSGHGLRRALFSDEDRASFALVPALVDEEVAGMPVPEVVEEEEEEKEDDEVDWTEEAMILPTSCMVEVLKRLSPMELMRAAAVCRGWRGCVRRMWRSAEELRLSVSPRSQIGFVGSLLQKCAGLSRLTLRMESDVDATMLACVVFSLPNLEAFEINMTKNTVNRITGNELSRFVSEKRCLTTLKVEGCTNIGFLNISSSSLSTLWLSNLYCISKMVFKCPNLREISLDFTRQENDSTDLVTMMENLGSSCPRLTNIHIASIQLCNEAVLALTSANLRCLRMLSLVLGSRITDAAVTSIVSCYTSLELLDLSGSSISDSGIRMICKVLPETLSRLLLALCPNITSSGIQFAAVQLPLLQLIDCGMSISDTGYHYESSQEKLCPNIERSGEYTMCQKLSTMKSQRIYQKLIIKHANLRKLSLWGCSGLDALYLNCPELNDLNLNSCTNLHPERLLLRCPNLKDIHASGCQDMLIGAIRNQVLNEFVAVENHLPCKRLADGSKRVQVPLFIQQISDGKKQKRRQMTQCIVHHV from the exons ATGCTCCACCATCCGTCAGTCGACAGCGCCACCGCTGCGCCCAAGCGGGCGGCGCTACCCAAGAAGAGGGGCAGCTACAACTGTGGCCGCTGTGGCCTCCCCAAGAAGGGGCACACCTGCCCCTCCGCTGACGGCGGCCCCGCCCCGCTCCTCCCCCGATCCGGCCACGGCCTCCGCCGCGCTCTTTTTTCCGACGAGGACCGGGCCTCCTTCGCCCTCGTTCCGGCGCTGGTGGACGAGGAGGTGGCTGGGATGCCGGTGCCGGAGGtggttgaggaggaggaggaggagaaggaggacgaCGAGGTGGACTGGACAGAGGAGGCGATGATCCTGCCGACGTCGTGCATGGTGGAGGTCCTGAAGCGGCTGTCACCCATGGAGCTGATGCGAGCGGCTGCGGTGTGTCGGGGGTGGAGGGGTTGCGTGAGGAGGATGTGGCGCTCCGCGGAGGAGCTCAGGCTTAGCGTTTCGCCTCGATCGCAGATCGGATTCGTCGGATCGCTGCTCCAAAAGTGCGCCGGATTGTCGCGGCTTACGCTGAGAATGGAAAG TGATGTTGATGCAACAATGCTAGCCTGTGTTGTGTTCTCACTGCCTAATCTAGAAGCTTTTGAGATAAACATGACCAAGAACACGGTCAACCGGATAACTGG GAATGAGTTGAGTCGTTTTGTTTCTGAGAAACGATGCCTCACGACTCTTAAAGTTGAAGGCTGCACCAACATTGGATTTCTCAatatctcttcatcaagtctatcGACACTTTGGCTATCAAATCTTTATTGCATTTCAAAAATG GTCTTTAAATGCCCTAATCTGAGAGAGATTTCTCTTGATTTTACTCGACAAGAAAATGATTCGACAGATCTTGTTACAATGATGGAAAATTTGGGGAGCAGCTGTCCAAGGCTAACAAATATCCATATTGCATCAATACAACTTTGCAATGAAGCTGTTCTTGCTCTTACAAGTGCAAACCTGAG GTGTTTGCGTATGCTATCATTGGTTCTTGGTTCCAGAATCACAGATGCTGCTGTGACTTCTATAGTTTCGTGTTACACAAGTCTAGAGTTGCTTGATTTGAGTGG GTCAAGCATCAGCGACAGTGGGATTCGCATGATATGCAAAGTGCTTCCTGAGACTCTATCCAGACTCCTGCTTGCACTTTGCCCAAATATTACTTCGA GTGGGATCCAGTTTGCTGCAGTTCAGTTACCTCTTCTTCAGCTTATCGACTGCGGGATGAGCATAAGTGATACTGGTTATCATTATGAAAGTTCCCAAGAAAAACTATGTCCTAATATTGAAAGGAGTGGAGAATATACCATGTGTCAGAAATTATCCACCATGAAGTCACAACGGATCTACCAAAAACTGATTATAAAACATGCAAATTTGAGGAAGCTCAGTTTATGGGGTTGCTCGGGTTTGGAT GCTCTATACTTGAATTGCCCAGAGCTTAATGATCTGAATCTTAACTCATGTACAAACTTGCATCCAG AGAGATTGTTGCTTCGATGCCCTAATTTGAAAGATATACATGCTTCTGGATGTCAGGATATGCTAATTGGAGCAATACGAAATCAG GTACTGAATGAGTTTGTTGCTGTTGAAAACCATTTACCATGTAAGAGACTAGCTGATGGATCAAAAAGGGTCCAGGTACCACTTTTCATTCAGCAG ATATCTGATGGCAAGAAGCAGAAGAGAAGACAGATGACGCAATGCATTGTTCATCATGTCTAA
- the LOC135634783 gene encoding auxin-responsive protein IAA30-like, whose product MKEAVMEDYSLGLEETELRLGLPGGGAGGGGGEGDATKNSGKRAFEETVDLKLKLQTTVDVEEVAAEKMKRSPSHKNVAASATDPERPPAPKAQVVGWPPVRSYRKNILAVQSEKASKEEGEKPGNTAAFVKVCMDGAPYLRKVDLKMYRSYQELSMALEKMFSSFTSANCGSQGMNGRDFTNEGKLMDLINGSEYVPTYEDKDGDWMLVGDVPWEMFVDSCKRLRIMKGSEAIGLAPRAMEKCKSRS is encoded by the exons ATGAAGGAGGCTGTAATGGAAGATTACAGCTTGGGGTTGGAGGAGACGGAGCTGCGCCTGGGACTGCCAGGCGGTGGtgccggcggaggaggaggagaaggcgatGCGACGAAGAATTCAGGCAAGAGGGCGTTTGAGGAGACTGTCGATCTGAAGCTCAAGCTTCAGACCACGGTGGACGTGGAGGAGGTGGCGGCGGAGAAGATGAAGAGGTCGCCGAGCCATAAGAACGTTGCTGCGTCTGCCACTGACCCCGAGAGGCCTCCTGCTCCGAA GGCACAGGTTGTGGGTTGGCCACCTGTTAGATCATACAGGAAGAACATACTGGCTGTCCAATCCGAGAAGGCGAGCAAGGAGGAAGGAGAGAAGCCGGGCAACACGGCTGCCTTTGTCAAGGTTTGCATGGATGGGGCACCATACCTACGTAAGGTTGACCTCAAAATGTACAGGAGCTATCAAGAGCTCTCCATGGCCTTGGAGAAGATGTTTAGCTCCTTCACCAGTG CAAACTGTGGCTCTCAAGGAATGAACGGGAGGGACTTCACGAATGAAGGGAAGCTGATGGATCTCATCAATGGTTCTGAGTACGTGCCAACTTATGAAGACAAGGATGGCGACTGGATGCTCGTTGGAGATGTTCCATGGGA GATGTTTGTGGATTCCTGCAAGCGTTTACGCATAATGAAAGGATCGGAAGCCATAGGACTCG CACCAAGAGCAATGGAGAAGTGCAAGAGTAGAAGCTGA
- the LOC135635572 gene encoding auxin-induced protein 22D-like, translated as MEAAGESLRDTELRLGLPGTDAPEKPASTVTRGGKRALPEDDEEGYAKSNKSSSEEEQGEGDLCCQEPPAAKAQVVGWPPIRSYRKNSLHSRKVEGEAAGLYVKVSMDGAPYLRKIDLKVYKGYKELREALDDMFKCFSLGEFPRKEGCSGSEYAITYEDKDGDLMLVGDVPWEMFISSCRRLRIMKGSEARGLGSRH; from the exons ATGGAAGCTGCGGGAGAGAGCCTGAGAGACACCGAGCTGAGGCTCGGATTGCCAGGCACCGACGCGCCTGAGAAGCCGGCGTCGACGGTGACAAGGGGCGGCAAGCGAGCCCTCCCGGAGGACGACGAGGAGGGTTACGCCAAGAGCAACAAGTCGTCGTCGGAGGAGGAGCAGGGGGAGGGCGACCTGTGCTGCCAAGAACCCCCGGCGGCGAA GGCGCAGGTGGTTGGCTGGCCGCCCATCCGGTCGTACAGGAAGAACAGCCTTCACTCTAGGAAGGTGGAGGGGGAGGCCGCCGGCTTGTACGTGAAGGTTAGCATGGACGGGGCTCCCTACTTGAGGAAGATCGATCTCAAGGTCTACAAGGGTTACAAGGAGCTCAGAGAAGCCTTAGACGACATGTTCAAGTGCTTCTCTCTAG GAGAATTTCCAAGGAAAGAAGGGTGCAGTGGATCAGAATACGCCATCACTTACGAGGACAAAGATGGAGACTTGATGTTGGTCGGAGATGTTCCATGGGA GATGTTCATCTCTTCTTGCAGAAGACTGAGGATAATGAAGGGATCTGAAGCCAGAGGATTAGGATCGAGACATTAA